Proteins encoded by one window of Xiphophorus couchianus chromosome 13, X_couchianus-1.0, whole genome shotgun sequence:
- the smarcc1b gene encoding SWI/SNF complex subunit SMARCC1b produces the protein MSGGTNLGFPGINQALAHRKKDSSPSARFWESPDTLTQLEVVRQWIGKHYKKYVLVDAPSCQVLAAVTLQLLQFQEDAFGRQAPNPALTKLPAHCFLDLQPGGGLCHILGTAYKFKVEQGWRRFDLQNPSRTERNVEMFGVIEKALIQNNCVSIPVVFIDPTVDLELSSRLTGIIIKHKGAITEDSIMATHHIYDSLASTEEDEWMRPVMRKDKHVLVHWGMHPDSYDSWLSSSDVEGDVEDVPHVERPWRVHAGWVLDTDVFNEWMNEEDYCVNERNLPFILRQRIHLQEDQDSKSTPFKKRRRSPSPSTDGRKKGKKGRRRGQQEEEPEEDLTKDMEDPTPVPNMEVVTLPKNVNLKKDSENTPVKGGIMADLDDQEDDFPGREEDEGRSEIPRLSEGEDNITEQTHHIIIPSYTSWFNYNSIHSIEKRALPEFFNGKNKSKTPEIFLAYRNFMIDTYRLNPQDYLSSTSCRRNLTGDVCALIRVHAFLEQWGLINYQVDAESRPLPMGPPPTPHFNVLADTPSGLAPLQHKPLQVSASQHMLNFPEKSREKPLDYQNFGLRTDIYARKHPKTKGANAGREWTEQETLLLLEALEVYRDDWNKVSEHVGSRTQDECILHFLRLPIEDPYLEDSSASLGPLAYQPVPFSQSENPVMSTVAFLASVVDPRVASAAAKAALEEFSRAQEDSLYKTSDPSNHPEQTDAAEAESLDSSSHQVPVRLDGVKMEPGVPKVDGDQVKREHSESILTEEGDVRGEDCENRGEGDDGTRGMELDLVEGSVPMAAAAALSSAASKAKHLAAVEERKIKSLVALLVETQMKKLEIKLRHFEELETIMDREKEALEQQRQQLLTERQTFHTEQLQQAEMKVRQQREQQGQPGYTMQHSGQPVANRMVPGGNGQTMAPRLPGAPNGMYPSSQPDGIASAQPTPPSSSHS, from the exons ATGTCCGGAGGAACAAACCTCGGCTTTCCGGGGATAAACCAAGCGTTGGCACATCGCAAAAAAGACAGTAGTCCCTCTGCTCGGTTCTGGGAGAGTCCGGACACTTTAACCCAGCTGGAGGTGGTGCGACAGTGGATCGGGAAGCACTACAAAAAG tATGTGCTGGTGGATGCTCCATCTTGTCAGGTGCTGGCTGCAGTCACCTTGCAGCTTCTCCAGTTCCAGGAGGATGCCTTTGGCAGACAAGCTCCCAACCCTGCGCTTACAAAGCTTCCA GCACATTGCTTCCTGGACTTGCAACCAGGCGGTGGACTCTGCCACATCCTCGGCACTGCTTACAAATTCAAGGTTGAACAGGGCTG GAGAAGGTTTGACCTGCAGAATCCATCAAGAACTGAGAGAAACGTCGAGATGTTTGGTGTGATTGAAAAAGCTTTAATCCAG AACAACTGTGTCTCCATCCCTGTTGTATTTATTGACCCTACTGTTGACCTGGAGCTGTCCAGCAGACTCACTGGCATCATCATCAAACACAAG GGTGCAATTACTGAGGACAGTATAATGGCCACTCATCACATATACGACTCACTTGCTTCTACAGAGGAGG ATGAGTGGATGCGTCCTGTTATGCGAAAGGATAAACATGTTTTGGTCCACTGGGGCATGCACCCTGACAG TTATGACAGCTGGCTGTCCTCAAGTGATGTGGAAGGAGACGTCGAAGACGTGCCGCACGTCGAAAGGCCATGGAGG GTTCATGCTGGTTGGGTTCTGGACACAGACGTGTTTAATGAGTGGATGAATGAGGAGGACTATTGTGTAAATGAGAGGAATCTGCCGTTCATCCTTCGACAGCGAATCCACCTACAAGAAGATCAG GACTCCAAGTCCACTCCATTCAAAAAGAGAAGACGCTCACCCTCCCCTTCCACTgatggcagaaaaaaaggaaagaaagg GAGAAGGCGTGGCCAACAGGAAGAGGAGCCAGAAGAAGACCTGACCAAAGACATGGAGGACCCAACGCCTGTGCCAAATATGGAAGTAGTCACTCTACCCAAGAATG TGAACCTAAAGAAAGATAGTGAGAATACGCCAGTGAAGGGAGGCATCATGGCTGACCTTG atgatCAGGAAGATGACTTTCCTGGAAgg GAAGAAGATGAGGGAAGAAGTGAGATCCCTCGCTTATCAGAGGGAGAGGACAATATCACTGAACAAACTCATCATATCATAATCCCAAGCTACACATCATGGTTCAATTATAACAG CATTCACTCGATAGAGAAACGTGCTCTTCCTGAATTCTTCAACGGAAAGAACAAATCGAAAACTCCTGAAAT CTTCCTGGCGTATCGTAACTTCATGATCGACACGTACCGACTCAACCCCCAGGACTACCTCAGCTCAACGTCCTGCAGGCGCAATCTCACTGGAGACGTCTGTGCCCTTATAAG GGTTCATGCCTTTTTAGAACAGTGGGGTTTGATCAACTACCAAGTGGATGCAGAGAGCCGACCCCTCCCTATGGGACCTCCTCCAACCCCTCATTTCAATGTCCTGGCCGACACGCCATCCGGACTGGCACCCCTGCAGCACAAACCCCTTCAG GTGTCCGCCTCACAGCACATGTTGAATTTCCCAGAGAAGAGCAGAGAGAAACCTTTGGACTACCAGAACTTTGGTCTGCGCACCGACATCTATGCCAGGAAACACCCAAAG ACTAAAGGAGCAAATGCAGGACGAGAATGGACAGAGCAGGAGACATTGTTACTGTTGGAG GCCTTAGAAGTGTACAGGGACGACTGGAACAAAGTATCAGAGCACGTGGGCTCCAGAACGCAGGATGAATGCATCCTACACTTTCTACGTTTGCCCATCGAGGACCCTTACCTGGAGGACTCGTCGGCCTCTCTGGGGCCGCTGGCGTATCAGCCTGTGCCTTTTAGCCAATCGGAAAACCCCGTCATGAGCACTGTGGCCTTCCTGGCGTCTGTGGTAGATCCCCGTGTGGCGTCAGCCGCAGCGAAGGCGGCGCTGG aggAGTTCTCCAGAGCACAGGAAGACTCGCTGTATAAAACCTCtgatccatccaaccatccagaACAAACag ATGCAGCGGAAGCGGAAAGTCTTGACTCCAGCTCCCATCAG GTTCCTGTGAGGCTAGACGGAGTCAAGATGGAGCCTGGTGTGCCAAAAGTGGACGGAGATCAAGTTAAAAGAGAACATAGTGAAAGTATTCTGACGGAGGAGGGTGAtg TCAGGGGGGAGGATTGTGAGAACAGGGGAGAAGGGGACGATGGGACGAGAGGGATGGAGCTGGACCTGGTGGAGGGAAGCGTTCccatggcagcagcagcagctctgtcaTCTGCTGCCTCAAAGGCCAAG CACTTAGCAGCAGTAGAAGAGAGGAAGATCAAGTCTCTGGTGGCTCTACTGGTGGAGACGCAGATGAAGAAGCTGGAGATCAAACTGAGACATTTTGAAGAGCTGGAAACCATCATGGACAGAGAGAAGGAGGCT CTGGAGCAGCAGCGCCAACAGCTGCTGACAGAGAGGCAGACTTTCCATACTGAGCAGCTGCAACAGGCAGAGATGAAGGTTCgccagcagagggagcagcAGGGCCAGCCGGGTTACACAATGCAACATTCAG GTCAGCCTGTGGCCAACAGGATGGTACCTGGAGGAAACGGTCAGACGATGGCCCCTCGTCTCCCCGGAGCTCCAAATGGGATGT ACCCGTCGTCACAGCCTGATGGGATAGCGTCTGCTCAGCCCACTCCTCCGTCATCCAGTCACAGCTGA